In a single window of the Massilia oculi genome:
- a CDS encoding nucleoside recognition domain-containing protein has protein sequence MALNYIWTGFFLVGFIAALGQWIFLGDTEVFKRIIDGTFSSAKMAVMDIALPLAGVMTLWLGIMNVGEKAGAINAFARVIAPFFSRIFPGVPKDHPANGHMVMNFSANMLGLDNAATPFGLKAMESLQSLNPKKDEASDAQIMFLVIQTSGLTIIPLAIMAQRAILGAANPADIFIPTLIATYCSTMTGIIAVSLRQRINLLDPVVFGWIGGGTALIGGLVLAITQFMDKSQIELFSVVAANLILFSVIAVFMTGALLKRVNVFDAFIEGAKGGIETSLKIIPYLVGMLVAISVVRNSGILGLIVSGFAWIFAALGLPTDFVGALPTALMKPLSGSGSRAMMIDAMTTYGVDSFVGRLASILQGAADTTFYIVALYFGSVGIRKTRYAIGYGLLADLAGVIGAIFVAYLFFA, from the coding sequence ATGGCACTCAATTACATCTGGACAGGCTTCTTCCTCGTGGGCTTTATCGCGGCACTGGGACAATGGATCTTCCTCGGCGATACCGAGGTCTTCAAGCGCATCATCGACGGCACCTTCTCCTCGGCCAAGATGGCGGTGATGGACATCGCCCTGCCGCTGGCCGGCGTGATGACGCTCTGGCTCGGGATCATGAACGTGGGCGAGAAAGCCGGGGCGATCAATGCCTTCGCGCGCGTCATCGCCCCCTTCTTCTCGCGCATCTTCCCCGGCGTGCCGAAGGACCATCCGGCCAACGGCCATATGGTGATGAATTTCTCGGCCAATATGCTGGGCCTGGACAATGCCGCCACGCCCTTCGGCCTGAAGGCGATGGAAAGCCTGCAATCGCTCAATCCGAAAAAGGACGAGGCCAGCGACGCCCAGATCATGTTCCTGGTGATCCAGACCTCGGGCCTGACCATCATCCCGCTGGCCATCATGGCCCAGCGCGCGATCCTGGGCGCGGCCAACCCGGCCGACATCTTCATCCCGACCCTGATCGCCACCTACTGCTCGACCATGACCGGCATCATCGCCGTCAGCCTGCGCCAGCGGATCAACCTGCTCGATCCGGTGGTGTTCGGCTGGATCGGCGGCGGCACCGCGCTGATCGGGGGCCTGGTGCTGGCGATCACCCAGTTCATGGACAAGTCGCAGATCGAGTTGTTCTCGGTCGTCGCAGCCAACCTGATCCTGTTCTCGGTAATCGCCGTCTTCATGACCGGCGCCCTGCTCAAGAGAGTGAATGTGTTCGACGCCTTCATCGAAGGCGCCAAGGGCGGCATCGAGACCTCGCTCAAGATCATCCCCTACCTGGTCGGCATGCTGGTGGCCATCAGCGTGGTGCGCAATTCGGGCATCCTGGGCCTGATCGTCAGCGGCTTCGCCTGGATCTTCGCCGCGCTCGGCCTGCCGACCGATTTCGTCGGCGCCCTGCCGACCGCCCTCATGAAGCCGCTGTCCGGCAGCGGCTCGCGCGCCATGATGATCGATGCCATGACCACCTATGGCGTCGATTCCTTCGTCGGCCGCCTGGCCAGCATCCTGCAGGGCGCCGCCGACACCACCTTCTATATCGTCGCCCTGTATTTCGGCTCGGTCGGCATCCGCAAGACGCGCTACGCGATCGGCTACGGCCTGCTGGCCGACCTCGCCGGCGTCATCGGCGCCATCTTCGTCGCCTATCTCTTCTTCGCTTAG
- the dacB gene encoding D-alanyl-D-alanine carboxypeptidase/D-alanyl-D-alanine endopeptidase translates to MLKRSALALAFCTCISFAHAQLPQPVAQALRQNGIGQDEIGVLVLRGDAAVLEHRAGLPMQPASTMKLVTTLVGLERLGPAFRGRTELRTTGQVEDGVLRGSLYLKGGADADLSGEHIADMLRALRYDGIERIEGDLVLDRGLFQPARTDLGLPPFDESPEAYYNVIPDALLVNKNMLQLDMRSTASRLQLRMHPELERVSVTSEMTLVDADCARWEAGWQLPEARRQADGRIKVVLRGTFPKNCNRSYGVNVLDRDDYVGRLVRQAWSDQGGVLSGRTITGATPPEARLLAAHASRQLPELVRDTNKPSDNALARTLFLSLGSLQADPVAGSLALPATEESTFARADAAVRGWLREKQIDDTGFVIDNGSGLSRIERISAQQMAHLLQAGLRSPWAPEFQSSIPIGAVDGTMRRRLQDSPAAGRARLKTGSLRNVTALAGYVPDANGVPCVFVAMINSEQSGNGRGRAVLDTLVDWVARSGAPLPATP, encoded by the coding sequence ATGCTCAAACGCTCCGCCCTCGCCCTCGCCTTCTGCACCTGCATCTCGTTCGCCCACGCCCAGCTGCCGCAGCCGGTGGCCCAGGCGCTGCGGCAGAACGGCATCGGGCAGGACGAGATCGGGGTGCTGGTGCTGCGTGGCGACGCCGCCGTGCTGGAACACCGGGCCGGCCTGCCGATGCAGCCGGCATCGACCATGAAGCTGGTGACGACCCTGGTCGGCCTGGAACGCCTGGGGCCGGCCTTTCGCGGCCGCACCGAGCTGCGCACCACGGGCCAGGTCGAGGACGGCGTGCTGCGCGGGAGCCTGTACCTGAAAGGCGGCGCCGATGCCGATCTCTCGGGCGAGCACATCGCCGACATGCTGCGCGCGCTGCGCTACGACGGCATCGAGCGCATCGAGGGCGACCTGGTGCTGGATCGCGGCCTGTTCCAGCCGGCGCGCACGGACCTCGGCCTGCCGCCCTTCGACGAGTCGCCGGAAGCGTATTACAACGTGATCCCCGACGCCCTGCTGGTCAACAAGAACATGCTGCAGCTCGACATGCGTTCCACCGCCTCGCGCCTGCAGCTGCGCATGCATCCGGAGCTGGAGCGGGTCTCGGTGACGTCCGAGATGACGCTGGTCGATGCCGATTGCGCCCGGTGGGAAGCCGGCTGGCAGTTGCCCGAGGCGCGGCGCCAGGCCGATGGCCGCATCAAGGTGGTCTTGCGCGGCACTTTTCCGAAGAACTGCAACCGCAGCTACGGCGTCAATGTGCTCGACCGCGACGATTACGTCGGCCGCCTGGTGCGCCAGGCCTGGAGCGACCAGGGAGGCGTGCTGAGCGGCCGCACCATCACCGGCGCCACACCGCCAGAAGCCCGTCTGCTCGCGGCCCATGCATCGCGCCAGCTGCCGGAACTGGTCCGCGACACCAACAAACCATCGGACAACGCACTGGCGCGCACCTTGTTCCTGAGCCTGGGCAGCCTGCAGGCCGACCCGGTGGCGGGCAGCCTGGCGCTGCCCGCCACCGAGGAGTCGACCTTCGCCCGCGCCGACGCCGCCGTGCGCGGCTGGCTGCGCGAGAAGCAGATCGACGACACCGGCTTCGTGATCGACAACGGCTCGGGCCTGTCGCGCATCGAGCGCATCAGCGCGCAGCAGATGGCCCACCTGCTGCAGGCCGGGCTGCGCAGCCCCTGGGCGCCGGAATTCCAGTCCAGCATCCCGATCGGCGCGGTCGACGGCACCATGCGCCGCCGCCTGCAGGACAGCCCCGCCGCCGGTCGCGCGCGCCTCAAGACCGGCTCCCTGCGCAACGTCACGGCGCTGGCCGGCTACGTGCCGGACGCGAACGGCGTCCCGTGCGTGTTCGTGGCGATGATCAATAGCGAGCAAAGCGGCAACGGCCGCGGGCGCGCCGTGCTCGACACGCTGGTGGACTGGGTGGCGCGCTCGGGCGCGCCGCTTCCCGCTACGCCCTGA
- a CDS encoding LysR family transcriptional regulator, with the protein MRLRHIEVFHAIMQVGTISGAAQVLHISQPAVTKVLQHAELQLGMPLFERVRGKLYPKPEAHRLFAETEKLNRDLQGIRRLAASLKGRAVETVRLVSTPTIAVSVLPVGMTAWRRDFPETRCELATHHTSEIVNALRLGEADLALSLQDPRHPGIVAEPIAHGLLTVVAPAGTWTDDECKKPISAEDLSGELIGLADRDPLGEMVIAACEAQDVQPVFRTVVQTYQIARSLVEAGAGTAILDPFTAASAAPNKVQCRQWSPSIPVHLFLLTASHSPLSHGARELANCIGATARACLEDS; encoded by the coding sequence ATGCGTCTGCGTCATATCGAGGTGTTCCACGCCATCATGCAAGTCGGCACTATCAGCGGCGCCGCCCAGGTGCTGCATATTTCCCAGCCGGCGGTGACCAAGGTGCTGCAGCACGCCGAGCTGCAGCTGGGCATGCCGCTGTTCGAGCGCGTGCGCGGCAAGCTGTATCCGAAGCCGGAAGCGCACCGCCTGTTCGCCGAAACCGAGAAATTGAACCGCGACCTGCAGGGCATCCGCCGCCTGGCCGCCAGCCTCAAGGGCCGCGCGGTCGAGACCGTGCGCCTGGTGTCGACGCCCACCATCGCGGTCAGCGTACTGCCGGTCGGAATGACGGCATGGCGCCGCGATTTCCCCGAAACCCGTTGCGAACTTGCAACGCATCACACGAGCGAGATTGTCAATGCGCTGCGCCTGGGCGAAGCCGACCTTGCGCTGTCGCTGCAGGATCCGCGCCATCCCGGCATCGTGGCCGAGCCGATCGCCCATGGCCTGCTGACGGTGGTGGCGCCCGCCGGCACCTGGACCGACGACGAATGCAAGAAGCCGATCTCGGCCGAAGACCTGAGTGGCGAACTGATCGGCCTGGCCGACCGCGATCCGCTGGGCGAGATGGTCATTGCCGCCTGCGAGGCGCAGGACGTGCAGCCGGTGTTCCGCACCGTGGTGCAGACCTACCAGATCGCGCGCTCGCTGGTCGAAGCCGGCGCCGGCACGGCGATCCTCGATCCGTTCACCGCCGCCTCGGCCGCGCCCAACAAGGTGCAGTGCCGCCAGTGGTCGCCGTCGATCCCGGTGCACCTGTTCCTGCTCACCGCCAGCCATTCGCCCCTGTCGCATGGGGCGCGCGAGCTGGCCAACTGTATCGGCGCGACCGCGCGCGCCTGCCTTGAAGACAGCTAA
- a CDS encoding N-acetylglucosamine kinase, translated as MPTDQDKPHEIGFKPGLGIDAGGTQTRWALAGPGGAILAEGTVDGLSALQMATPHGREAVRATFERLAAAVLQHAHPVRVQAGLTGFGGDGELLQGWLAALLGVAPGAVTLCNDIEIAYRASFAPGEGYLVYAGTGSIGAFIDEHDVFHRAGGRGVVLDDGGGGFWIAREALRHIWRNEDERPGCWRESPMAHAVFEHVGGSDWAESRQFIYQSERGTVGKLALAVAASAEQDPAARAILVDAGRELARLASALISRFGARPVALAGRAAELHPLIADTMRAALPSDIAFTRTGSRAHHAAARLALG; from the coding sequence ATGCCGACTGATCAAGACAAGCCGCATGAGATAGGGTTCAAACCCGGCCTGGGCATCGACGCCGGCGGCACCCAGACGCGCTGGGCGCTGGCCGGGCCCGGCGGCGCGATCCTGGCCGAGGGCACGGTCGACGGTCTCTCCGCCCTGCAGATGGCCACGCCCCACGGCCGCGAGGCCGTGCGCGCCACCTTCGAACGGCTGGCGGCGGCGGTATTGCAGCATGCGCATCCGGTGCGGGTGCAGGCCGGCCTGACCGGCTTCGGCGGCGACGGCGAATTGCTGCAGGGCTGGCTTGCCGCCTTGCTGGGCGTGGCGCCTGGCGCGGTCACGCTCTGCAACGACATCGAGATCGCCTACCGCGCCAGCTTCGCGCCGGGCGAGGGCTACCTGGTCTATGCCGGCACCGGTTCGATCGGGGCCTTCATCGACGAGCACGACGTGTTCCACCGCGCCGGCGGCCGGGGCGTGGTGCTGGACGATGGCGGCGGCGGCTTCTGGATCGCGCGCGAAGCGCTGCGCCATATCTGGCGCAATGAAGACGAACGTCCCGGCTGCTGGCGGGAGTCGCCGATGGCGCATGCCGTGTTCGAACACGTCGGCGGATCGGACTGGGCCGAGTCGCGCCAATTCATCTATCAAAGCGAGCGCGGGACGGTCGGCAAGCTGGCGCTGGCCGTCGCCGCCAGCGCGGAACAGGATCCAGCGGCGCGCGCCATCCTGGTCGATGCCGGCCGCGAGCTGGCGCGCCTGGCATCGGCCTTGATCTCGCGCTTCGGCGCCCGCCCGGTGGCCCTGGCCGGGCGCGCCGCCGAACTGCATCCGCTGATCGCCGACACCATGCGCGCGGCGCTGCCGTCGGATATCGCCTTCACGCGGACCGGCTCGCGCGCCCACCATGCTGCCGCGCGCCTGGCGCTGGGTTGA
- a CDS encoding ABC transporter substrate-binding protein: MTFRYAAALVFTLSCLGAQAAQAQAQPPVQSEQKVLRMFLSTSETGLDPAAASDNATLSLLENLFDPLLRYDYLARPAKLRPNTAIAMPQVSADGLTYTFHIRPGIYFTPDPAFKGVKREVTAADYAYSLQRLRDPSLRSPWSYMVEGKQVEAVDRYTLRIRLAAPDNNFLFYLATPATGVVAREVIEAYPGQAGNHPVGTGPFMIGEWKRSDRIVLLANPYSTAVFHATPGDDPEDRAIAAALNGQLLPRVDRIDVKIAEEFQGRMLGFLNGEYDYLEQIPESMTEMVVQGGELKPELAARGIVLSRFPVLQTYYMWMNMNDPVVGGYGKDKVALRRAISMSYNSLEDIALLKKGFAIKAESPLPPNVLGYDPDYRSPVPYNPALANALLDRHGYDQRDADGFRRAPGGKPLTLTMHSEATVGGRLRDELWRKCLNAIGLRVVFKSDKKTEIIKASRLGTVQMFESNWIADFPDGDNFYQLLYGPNAGRANYSRFNLPEYNVRYERARLLTDGAQRNRLYFEMNQLLHAYNPWVPLTHVLSGDLRHPWLKNYKRHPVEFTTWRYLDVDVAQRARSARATR; the protein is encoded by the coding sequence ATGACATTCCGCTACGCCGCCGCCCTCGTATTCACCCTGTCCTGCCTCGGTGCGCAGGCGGCGCAGGCCCAGGCCCAGCCGCCCGTGCAGTCGGAGCAAAAAGTGCTGCGCATGTTCCTGTCCACCAGCGAAACAGGGCTCGACCCGGCGGCGGCGTCCGACAACGCCACCCTGTCGCTGCTGGAAAACCTGTTCGATCCGCTGCTGCGCTACGACTACCTGGCGCGGCCGGCGAAGCTGCGGCCGAACACGGCGATTGCGATGCCGCAAGTGAGCGCCGACGGCCTGACCTATACCTTCCACATCCGTCCCGGCATCTATTTCACGCCCGACCCGGCCTTCAAGGGCGTGAAGCGCGAAGTCACGGCTGCCGACTATGCCTACAGCCTGCAGCGCCTGCGCGATCCGTCGCTCAGGTCGCCCTGGTCGTATATGGTCGAAGGCAAGCAGGTGGAGGCGGTCGACCGCTACACCCTGCGCATCCGCCTGGCCGCGCCCGACAACAACTTCCTGTTCTATCTCGCGACCCCGGCCACCGGCGTGGTCGCGCGCGAGGTGATCGAGGCCTATCCGGGCCAGGCAGGCAACCATCCGGTCGGCACGGGGCCGTTCATGATCGGCGAATGGAAACGCAGCGACCGCATCGTCCTGCTGGCCAATCCGTATTCGACGGCCGTGTTCCATGCCACGCCGGGCGACGACCCGGAAGACCGGGCGATTGCCGCCGCCTTGAACGGGCAGCTCCTGCCGCGGGTGGACCGGATCGACGTGAAGATCGCCGAGGAATTCCAGGGCCGCATGCTGGGCTTCCTGAATGGCGAATACGACTACCTGGAACAGATTCCCGAATCGATGACCGAGATGGTGGTGCAGGGCGGCGAACTGAAACCGGAGCTGGCGGCGCGCGGCATCGTGTTGTCGCGTTTCCCGGTGCTGCAGACCTATTACATGTGGATGAACATGAACGACCCGGTGGTCGGCGGCTACGGCAAGGACAAGGTGGCGCTGCGGCGGGCGATCTCGATGTCGTACAACAGCCTTGAGGACATCGCGCTGCTCAAGAAGGGATTCGCGATCAAGGCCGAATCGCCGCTGCCGCCGAACGTGCTCGGCTACGATCCGGATTACCGCAGCCCGGTGCCCTACAACCCGGCGCTGGCCAATGCGCTGCTGGACCGCCATGGCTATGACCAGCGCGATGCCGATGGATTCAGGCGCGCGCCCGGCGGCAAGCCCTTGACGCTCACGATGCATAGCGAAGCCACCGTCGGCGGCCGCCTGCGCGACGAGTTGTGGAGAAAATGCCTGAACGCGATCGGCCTGCGCGTGGTGTTCAAGTCGGACAAGAAGACCGAGATCATCAAGGCTTCGCGCCTGGGCACGGTGCAGATGTTCGAGAGTAACTGGATCGCCGACTTCCCCGACGGCGACAATTTTTACCAGCTGCTGTACGGCCCGAACGCGGGCCGCGCCAACTACTCCCGCTTCAACCTGCCGGAGTACAACGTGCGCTACGAGCGTGCGCGCCTGCTCACCGATGGTGCGCAGCGCAACAGGCTGTATTTCGAGATGAACCAGCTGCTGCACGCCTATAACCCATGGGTGCCATTGACCCATGTGCTGTCCGGCGACCTGCGCCATCCGTGGCTGAAAAACTACAAACGGCATCCTGTCGAATTCACGACCTGGCGTTACCTCGATGTCGATGTTGCGCAAAGAGCACGCTCCGCTAGAGCTACACGTTAG
- a CDS encoding GGDEF domain-containing protein — MKFHPLSGEFARAADETEFLHSQLSRTRSLLGFTLLFCVIFFQLFFLTDIAALGLGAALRETLPARLGVALIGGIGAWLAYRRPLSIRGTRLAASSAEILSLGCFMVVALARPNEVHWHALSMVVIQVVIYLYIPNRLAYASAIASGGVIVFLALVHYLLPPRPAADLLTMGMLLAMINTFGILAARRFNRVAREEFRLQTQLKRLAERDQLTGCYNRHYLNDHLLGTELARARRFGHPVSVVLCDIDHFKHINDTFGHHQGDHVIQNFATLLQGMTRQGVDAVVRYGGEEFLLILPVTTLAGAAGLAHRLRDAFAALTFTVDGEPVPTSASFGVAAFDFSGGDLRVTLPDLIVAADKQLYAAKRNGRNRVESAELAA, encoded by the coding sequence ATGAAATTCCATCCCCTGAGCGGAGAATTCGCGCGCGCCGCGGACGAGACCGAATTCCTCCACAGCCAGTTATCGCGCACGCGCTCGCTGCTCGGCTTCACGCTGCTGTTCTGCGTCATCTTCTTCCAGCTGTTCTTCCTGACCGATATCGCGGCGCTGGGACTGGGCGCCGCGCTGCGTGAAACCCTGCCTGCGCGGCTGGGCGTCGCGCTCATCGGCGGCATCGGTGCCTGGCTCGCCTATCGCCGGCCGCTGTCGATCCGCGGCACGCGGCTGGCCGCATCGAGCGCAGAAATCCTGTCGCTGGGCTGCTTCATGGTGGTCGCGCTGGCGCGTCCGAACGAGGTGCACTGGCACGCGCTGTCGATGGTGGTGATCCAGGTCGTGATCTACCTGTACATCCCGAACCGGCTGGCCTATGCCAGCGCGATCGCGAGCGGCGGCGTGATCGTCTTCCTGGCGCTGGTGCACTACCTGCTGCCGCCCCGCCCTGCGGCCGACCTGCTCACCATGGGCATGCTGCTGGCGATGATCAATACCTTCGGCATCCTGGCGGCGCGCCGCTTCAACCGGGTGGCGCGCGAGGAATTCCGGCTGCAGACGCAATTGAAGCGCCTGGCCGAGCGCGACCAGCTCACCGGCTGCTACAACCGCCATTACCTGAACGACCACCTGCTGGGCACCGAGCTGGCGCGGGCGCGGCGCTTCGGCCATCCGGTCTCGGTCGTGCTGTGCGATATCGACCACTTCAAGCACATCAACGACACCTTCGGCCACCACCAGGGCGACCACGTGATCCAGAACTTCGCCACCCTGCTGCAGGGGATGACGCGCCAGGGCGTCGATGCGGTGGTGCGCTACGGCGGCGAGGAATTCCTGCTGATCCTGCCCGTGACCACGCTGGCGGGGGCGGCCGGCCTGGCCCACCGCCTGCGCGACGCCTTTGCCGCCCTCACCTTCACGGTCGACGGCGAACCGGTGCCGACCAGCGCCAGCTTCGGCGTGGCCGCCTTCGATTTCTCCGGCGGCGACCTGCGCGTCACGCTGCCCGACCTGATCGTGGCGGCCGACAAGCAGCTGTATGCGGCCAAGCGCAACGGCCGCAACCGGGTCGAGTCGGCCGAGCTGGCGGCGTAG
- a CDS encoding M15 family metallopeptidase, whose protein sequence is MNHTLASEDIASSPEFRHLDSIAGIDVDLRYATANNFVGRDLYSPYDCAWLHVEAAAALERAVAWLAVHAPGLRPLVLDALRPQRVQQQLWDALEGTDLRLYLADPARGSIHSYGMALDLTLRDAEGAELDMGTGFDDMTELSHPALEEGFLVAGQLTEHQLANRRLLREAMLQAGFLGIRTEWWHFDCGDRDLVRATFRRVL, encoded by the coding sequence ATGAACCATACCCTCGCCAGCGAGGACATCGCCAGCAGCCCGGAATTCCGCCACCTGGACAGCATCGCCGGCATCGACGTCGACCTGCGCTACGCCACCGCCAACAATTTCGTCGGGCGCGACCTGTATTCACCCTACGATTGCGCCTGGCTGCACGTCGAGGCCGCGGCCGCGCTGGAGCGCGCCGTGGCCTGGCTGGCCGTGCACGCGCCCGGCCTGCGGCCGCTGGTGCTGGACGCCCTGCGTCCGCAGCGCGTCCAGCAGCAGTTGTGGGATGCGCTCGAGGGCACCGACCTGCGCCTGTACCTCGCCGACCCGGCGCGCGGCTCGATCCACTCCTATGGCATGGCGCTCGACCTCACGCTGCGCGATGCCGAAGGCGCCGAGCTGGACATGGGCACCGGCTTCGACGACATGACGGAGCTGTCGCATCCGGCGCTGGAGGAAGGTTTTCTAGTGGCCGGCCAGCTCACCGAGCATCAGCTGGCCAACCGGCGCCTGCTGCGTGAGGCGATGCTGCAGGCCGGCTTCCTGGGCATCAGGACCGAGTGGTGGCATTTCGATTGCGGCGACCGCGATCTGGTGCGCGCCACCTTCCGCCGCGTGTTGTAG